TCAATTGATCCAAGACACGCTCCTGAAATGGACGTACTCAATTACTAAAATGATTAATTCTCCAGGGTAATAGTCAACCGACCTGACAATGAAGGTGGTGAAAGGCGGAGTGAAAGGCGGAATtaggttcagtggtgtgatattgtatagtataactcgtgatattgtttagtagaaCCAGTGATATTATTTAtcgtaaggtgtgatattgttttgtataacttgtgatacattttactggactcacagactcagatacaatatcacaggttatactaaacaatatcacaccttgatttttttttttttaaaaaaaattattaattttttttttttggtaaaaaaaacgtgatatttttgtgtgctacgtgtgatacataagtggactcacgggactcaaaaagatagggtggactcatgtgatcctaattctatatatatatatatatatatatatatatatatatatatatatatatatatatatatatatagaggtaggatccggtgagtccacctaaatatttgagttcatgagtccataaaacaatatcacgcactatacaaaacaatatcacgaattatttttttttttcgaaaatttttttttttcgaaatttttttttctggttatttttttcgaaatttttttttttcggaaatttTTCTTTttcgtgtaagctgtgatattgtttagtataacgtctgatattgtttagcataacttgtgatattgtattacaaaacaatatcacgaaattttttttaacaatttttttttcgtgaaagctgtgatattgtttagtataacgtatgatattgtttagcataacgtgtgatattgtactacaaaacaatatcacgattttttttttcaaaaagtttttttttccagctgtgatattttttagtataacgtgtgatactgtaaactgtgatattatttaatataacgtgtgatattatatcatggactcacggactcaaaaaaatagggtggactcatgtgatcctaattctatgtatatatatatatatatatatatatatatatatatatatatatatatatatatatatatatatatatatatatatatatatatatatatatatatatatatatatatgggcgaGATCTCGTACGAACTTGACTTtcgtacgaaccgtacgaactacacTATAGGGCCGTCAGATTACCAATAATCCATTAAGCTGTTATTTTAAATCATACCGACATACCATATGCTTTTAAAACATTCATCTCTCTCCTTCTACAGAAAATTTCCCTCAACCACACCACCACGATCATTACCTCCGGAGCACCGACATAGCTCACGCCGGCGTAACTCCAAGGCCACCATCACCGGCGCCATTCTTATTCATCTCTCCTTTTCCTTCCGCATAGTCCTCATCATCGCCCGTATCTAGATAGTCAAAGGTGAAGATGTTGGTGGTTTTGTTGAGGCGGTCCGGTCGATTTAATGGTTGAAAGGGAGGGTGATAAATATTGGGGAAGGATGAAGCTTCGTTGACATCGTTTGATTAAGGATTTGACATCATTCAATTGCTTCCATTTCTCTTTCTTTAAAAACTACTACTCCTGGAAAGGTTTCATATTTTTGTAGATTATTTCATGTATTTTATGTGAATGGCTAATTTGTGCACCTGCCCTTTATTTACTGTTTACTTTCATTATCTTTTAATCTATTATAGCATGAATTTGTTATTGAACTTCGAATTGTATGTAGTTATGGGTTTTGTATATTCAGTTTTGGAACTGGGATTGTAAACTAACATGTATGATGAATCATTCAGAATCTTTGTTCGGTATTCTACGCAGTATATATAAGTTGCATTGAACCGATGAATCATTTTGATATAAAAAGTTAGAACTTGGAAGGTAATTAGATGGAGTGCACTTAGCAAAGTAAAGGAGTGTATATAGCAAGGTAAAGAAGTGTATTTTGTAAGATAAAGGAGTGTATTTAGCAatctaaaagagtgtatctagtatgctagagatgtgtatctagcagaGTAAATGAGTGTATTTATAAATTTAAAGGAGCGTATCTAGCATGTCATAGATGCATATCTAGTTTGCGAGAAATGTGTATCTAGGaaggtaaatgagtgtatttAGCAATCTAAAGAAGTATATCTAgcaaagtaaaagagtgtttcTAGTTTGCCATATGCTCacgtgtatctagtaaggtaaaggGGTGTATTTAGCTTAACAATCTAAAGGAGTGTAATACTCCTACCTGTAACCGTGGCCAATGAATGTTCATTAAAAATTTCTATAGAAGTAATTACGGTTTATAATTTAGATATAACAAATTAGATACATTAAAATGTGTGATAAATACATTTCTCGTAACATCAATATTAGCTACTGCCTCGCACCTCTAATTAAAGTGGGTTCACGTACGATTGAACTCTTTTTTATCATGTCCCGTAACGTCGATATCCGgaagcacaaattctcatatgTGATGGACAATACCTGAAGAACAACTTTACCATAAAATCGATATTTCAATCAATGGCGGCCTGGTGGGTTCCAAAAATGATAGCAACTCAAAATAAGAAATGTGAAAACGTAGGAAGAACATTTGGGTGACTGAATTTAAGAATGACATAATTCATCATCCATCCATCAACCACACTTTTTAAACACAAATTCAACTCCCCTACCTGTTTTACTTCAACAGTTAAACTGCTAAAAAGTccaaatattttgtttttgtactgTCTTCGGTAACATTGACACCATTATAATTTGCATTTGTTCAATTCATTGCTACATTTCTTGGTTTTCCCTCTACTAATTCATTAATCGTAAACTGAAAGATGTTCTTTTCGGTTTAGCAGAGCCAGCAGTGAGGTTGATCCTAATCTCCACATTACATCTGAGAACAGACTGAAGTGAACTTGCAATCAAGTTCCAGGATTTCTCGGCCTTGGAGGCATAATCTGGATGTTGAAATTCCAGTTCAACCACCGCCAGATCTGTAATGCCATACAAACAAGCCCATTGAAATTCACTCAAGCTGAAAGCAGAGAAAAACAAAGGGGGCATCTCACAGTCATATGTAACACGATGCTTTGATCTCTCGTCAGGGGATGATGTATTGCAACAGTCAACATCTGCAGCTAAAACCAATTAATCAATGCCTAAGTTACAGTATTGCACCTCACCAATAGACTACATATATACTAGAATCAAGGTTGCACATAAATTGCTTTATAACCAAAGAGTTAGCAAAACTGACCTTTAGAATTTGCAATTCTAACGGATAACCTCGACTCGTTTGGGTCTGAGAAAGAAGGATCCATAGAGTTTAACTGCAGCAGACCTATAGTATGTCATGTTGTTTGATTTTTGCACATCCTTAGCTGTTTATCGCTGTCCGAAAGTGTCTTCAATGCACGGCGAAGCTTCTGTAAATCCATATCAGCTGTACAAAAGAATAAACATGTTTACTGGCTCAGAAAGACCCTTTTGAGCTTACGAGTTAGATACGTCAATGCAGTAGCTTATAGCACCATGACTTGTCGCCTTATCGGGGATGGGAATATTTATCAGCTATACAACACCTATGTATTACTATAAAAGGATAGTTATCGAGTTACCGTTCATATGCCACAAAATTTCTAAAACCAGGGGACTAAATTCCAGCTAGCGTACATCACAGTGAGTATTGTATGAGAATATGTATTCTTCatttagttataatattaatgGCTTGGTTCAAAAGGAAATTATCTCATCTGTTTTTGAGCATAGATTATTAGACTTACAAGCATGTTTTCTCAAAAGAGTCTTCCGGGCTTCAGAATCTTCTTCCGGACATTTCCCAGCAAGAACATCCATAATGATATTGGCTAGCTGGGATATTAGTTGCATATGGTCAATCCTCGATCTCATGAGCTCCATTGCCTTTTTTACCGTATTTGAAGTGTCAGCTACAGAGCGAGATCAAGTAAGTCAAGAAGCTCATCGTTTGAGACACTTCCAACCTGAAATTTTTTAACAAATGAGTGAATTTTTGTCAATGGCATTACACAAACAAGCAATAATTACTCGTATAACTTAACACTCACAAGTTTATACGCTAAGGTCATAGTAATTTGGTTTACAAGCAAACTGAGCTGATCAAGCATCATCTCAGCATCTCGCATTGAACCATTACATTTAGCAACAATGAACTCTAAAGCGACCTGCTCAAATTCCAAACCTTCTTGGTGACATATTTTACTCAGTCTGCTTGTGACATCAACGCCCTTTACCTTAGGATGGTACAAATCCAAACAAGTGGGGGAAGTAAATGAATGCAAATTCAAAGGATTAATGCCAACGCATTACCTGATAAAAATGTTATCCAAACATTTCCAATATTTGTATCATTATTTCTGAATATGATTGCTAACTTGATCGATTATATTGTTCAGTGGTTTCTGTACTTACACATAGTGTTAGTACCAGATACACAAGGTATTACTATCGAATACACAAATCGTGTATCCGATAGTAATACCTTGTGTATCCGGTACTAATACTATGTGTAAGTACAATTTGTGCATTCGATAGTAATACCTTGTGTATCCGGgctggtattttgtgtatccaccgcTCCACCACCACATCACTATCCACCACCACCGCTACCATCACCATGCTGCCGACCCCAAGGATATCGTCACTAACCAGTATCATGCTCCTTTCTCTCACCTCTGACCATACATCGGACTTCCACCGGTAAACCACACCACCATACAACCACACTCACCATCTATTAAAGCCACCGTGAGACCCAAAACACCATATATCACCACCAACACTATCACAATCACCCTCCTAGACGACCACCACGCAAGCAACCGTCTATCCCCCCCAACCAACACGCAATCAACAATATCGATTTCCtttcttcatcgtttttataataataaGATATAGTGATTTAAAGTTCAGATATGAAGACAAGCTCAAGGGAGGCTAAGCAACGTCGCCGGCGACGTCTGAATTAAAGGTCGGCGTCGGCGAATGATACAATGAAGATTTGCGTCTTGATGAGAGTAAGTCAGTGGAGAGGAAAAACAAGATGAGTTAGTTGTCGTCGTCTGAATATGGTGTTAAGGTGGCCGGTGTCTAGGTTTCTGGTGTCGGAAGTGGCGTCGAGGTGACCGACGTTAGTGAGTGGTGGTAGTTGTTGTTAGATAATGATGGGAAGAAGGAAGATAGGATTGGGCCATTGGGGGTAAAGCATTGGGCTGTTGAGTTGAATATCTGGTATATTGGGTCTTTTAGGTTGGTTCGTACAGTTCGCATTGAATAttagttcgcacgagatcctgatttatatatatatatatatatatatatataggggcgggatcCCGTACGAACTAAAATATaatacgaaccgtacgaactaccaAGATCATCCCTTATATTGAAACAATCAGTCCCGCATAACAAACACACAAATCCCACATGTACCTTATGTTTCCTTCTATCCTCTCCCGTCCCCACCATCGTCCCCACCATCagtccatcaccaccaccaccaccactcgtCGCAGCTTCCAGCCATCATGACAACTGTCGGAACCTAACGATTCTCTGTTGCTAGCTACGCCCATGAACCCGCCCAACCTCCAGCTTCATTCGTCACCTTCGCCGGCGACGAAAACGTCGACGGAGATCATTATCCGGCTCCAAATTTCCCGATAACCTCGCTTGATCAAATTAATTTTTGAAATATTATTTCGTTTTTGGTAGATCTAACATTTCAATCGCGttttgtgaagaaaaaaaaagtaattgGCGTACGGTTACGCTATGTGGTAGTCACAGGTAGGTTGCGTAGGTCGCCGTAGTGATGCTCGTGATGGACTATCGATGATGAGGGGTCCAAATGGGAGAGAGGGCGCCGGTGGGAGGAAGTTCGCCAGTAAGGGTCGGTCATGTAGGGACGGCGTCGTTGAGGGGTCGATGTTGATATTGATGGTGATGGTTCATGGGTGAGGTTGATGGAGGGTGTTGCATGGTGGGCAAGGTGTTAGTCGTGGA
The Silene latifolia isolate original U9 population chromosome 11, ASM4854445v1, whole genome shotgun sequence genome window above contains:
- the LOC141611787 gene encoding protein STICHEL-like 2 isoform X1; its protein translation is MDPSFSDPNESRLSVRIANSKAADVDCCNTSSPDERSKHRVTYDCEMPPLFFSAFSLSEFQWACLYGITDLAVVELEFQHPDYASKAEKSWNLIASSLQSVLRCNVEIRINLTAGSAKPKRTSFSLRLMN
- the LOC141611787 gene encoding protein STICHEL-like 2 isoform X3 gives rise to the protein MDPSFSDPNESRLSVRIANSKDVDCCNTSSPDERSKHRVTYDYLAVVELEFQHPDYASKAEKSWNLIASSLQSVLRCNVEIRINLTAGSAKPKRTSFSLRLMN
- the LOC141611787 gene encoding protein STICHEL-like 2 isoform X2, with amino-acid sequence MDPSFSDPNESRLSVRIANSKAADVDCCNTSSPDERSKHRVTYDYLAVVELEFQHPDYASKAEKSWNLIASSLQSVLRCNVEIRINLTAGSAKPKRTSFSLRLMN